The Euphorbia lathyris chromosome 8, ddEupLath1.1, whole genome shotgun sequence genome has a window encoding:
- the LOC136203281 gene encoding protein GLUTAMINE DUMPER 5-like, giving the protein MRPIRTLSATVASIPSPAAMQTRSPWHSPVPYLFGGLAAMLGLIAFALLILACSYWRLSGRLDSGGDDEDLENGSEKDSKLDGKGKVYEEKILVIMAGDQTPTFLATPVSSRVSVLKIENREEEEKMECGEKKKEEFQNDDGEASEREEPMS; this is encoded by the coding sequence ATGAGACCAATCAGAACTCTCTCCGCCACCGTCGCTTCAATTCCATCTCCGGCCGCCATGCAAACCCGGTCACCGTGGCACTCACCTGTTCCATATCTATTTGGGGGATTAGCAGCTATGTTAGGTTTAATTGCTTTTGCTCTTTTAATCTTAGCTTGCTCTTACTGGAGACTTTCCGGCCGATTAGACTCCGGCGGAGACGATGAAGATCTTGAAAATGGAAGTGAAAAGGACAGCAAATTAGACGGAAAAGGAAAAGTTTATGAGGAGAAGATTTTGGTTATCATGGCCGGAGATCAAACGCCGACGTTTTTAGCTACTCCGGTTTCGAGTAGAGTCTCTgttttgaaaattgaaaacagagaagaggaagaaaaaatGGAGTGtggagaaaaaaagaaagaggaaTTTCAAAACGACGATGGAGAAGCTTCGGAAAGAGAAGAACCGATGAGTTAA